The following proteins come from a genomic window of Miscanthus floridulus cultivar M001 chromosome 2, ASM1932011v1, whole genome shotgun sequence:
- the LOC136538426 gene encoding uncharacterized protein: MSANVGESTSGGSSSDAAGGSFECNICFELPQEPIVTLCGHLFCWPCLYQWLHVHAHSPECPVCKALVEEDKLVPLYGRGKDRVDPRSKNMPEGEIPHRPTGQRPATAPQADANNNFANANANANPWFMGTGVPLANARWGNYAFSAAFGGLFPMLSFQVHGFPDAAAYAQPAGFHYGYGHGHGFHGGHMGHAHGVHRQAPLGQQQQADIYLKALLFMVGILVIASLLAF, from the coding sequence atgtcaGCCAATGTCGGTGAATCAACCAGCGGTGGCAGCAGCAGCGATGCAGCTGGGGGGAGCTTTGAATGCAACATATGCTTTGAGCTGCCTCAAGAGCCAATAGTGACTCTTTGCGGCCACCTTTTCTGCTGGCCATGCCTTTACCAGTGGCTGCATGTCCATGCACATTCGCCAGAGTGCCCAGTGTGCAAGGCCCTTGTGGAGGAGGACAAGCTTGTTCCCCTTTATGGACGTGGCAAGGATCGTGTTGACCCAAGGTCAAAGAACATGCCCGAGGGTGAGATTCCTCACCGCCCAACTGGCCAGAGGCCTGCCACAGCCCCCCAGGCCGATGCTAACAACAACTTTGCCAACGCCAATGCAAATGCGAATCCATGGTTCATGGGCACAGGAGTCCCTTTGGCAAATGCGCGGTGGGGGAATTATGCATTCTCAGCTGCTTTTGGGGGACTATTCCCTATGCTTAGCTTCCAAGTTCATGGGTTTCCAGATGCTGCTGCCTATGCGCAGCCTGCTGGGTTCCACTATGGGTATGGCCATGGGCATGGATTCCATGGCGGGCATATGGGACACGCCCATGGCGTCCACCGACAAGCACCATTGGGGCAACAGCAGCAGGCAGATATCTACCTGAAGGCCCTGCTCTTCATGGTTGGAATTCTAGTGATTGCAAGCCTCCTTGCGTTTTGA